From the genome of Malus sylvestris chromosome 13, drMalSylv7.2, whole genome shotgun sequence:
AATGCTTTGTTGACTTGCGATTTCAGATATGGGAAGGCATACCTATCCGGACATTTGAAACTTCCCAGTACAAATTGGTAGATGGAAAGTTCTCACCGTAAGTGAACAATAAGAACTCTCCATTTTGAAAGCTTTTTTTCTATACCTGTCGTATTGTCGTtaaattttctttattctttatCTAATTATAACTGTATGAAACCCTGTTTCATTGGTGTTCAAATTGGCTATTTATATGGTACTTTATGCCCTAGCTTTCCATGATTCTATGTAGCTTTAACCCTAGCTTTCCATGATTAGTTATTTTTGCTTCTCTTTTGCGTGGCAGATCTTATCTGTTGGTATCCCCGCACCccatttctctcttttctttttggctaCTATTTGTGAAATATACTTTGCTTTCCGAACTGCTTTCTGGTAGTTACAAATGGTTTTTTCTTTGTAATATAGGGATGGGACATCAATTATTCTCTCTGATGATGTTGGCCAATTGTATATATTGGACAGTGGCCAAGGGGAGTCCCAAGATGATGCACAATATGATCAGGTATGCTTTTTCCCTTCAATTTTTCTAGCAAAATCCAAATATATGCCTTTAGTTTGGttggattttatttttacacTTTTTTCAAGTTGTAATTAATTGTGCGTACACTTTGACAGTTTTTTCTTGGTGATTATCGCCCACTCATTCACGATAGTTTTGGAAATGTTCTTGACCAGGTTAGTTGGCCATTTGCACTATTGTTTGTAATCTACCTACCATAACTTAATTCTGAATGTATTTTCAATGCTCTTATGTTGGATGTGTATTATAATTATTGCATGATGTGGCCACTTAGTTTGAAATATTCACAACATTTGATTCAGGAAACTCAGCTTCCAGCATACCGGCGGAATATGCAAGATCTACTTTGTGATTCAGGTTTCTCTCTACTCCTTTTCCTGTACGGAATTATTGTCTTCTGGAAATTTATTTTCTCAAGCACTGgtttatggtggaaccctaggCATGATACCGTATGAAGAACCCTACCAGACTGCATACCAGAAGCGGCGGTTAGGAGCTCTGGGTGCCGAGTGGCGTCCTTCCTCTCTAAGACTTGCTGTTGGGCCTGACTTCAGTCTAGATCCGGATTACCAAATGTTGCCTTTGGCAGACTTGGATATATTGACTGAGCCTCTGCCAGAGTTTTTAGATGCAATGGATTGGGAACCAGAAAATGGAATACGTAGTGATGATACGGATTCAGAGTACCATATTACTGAAGATTATTCTACTGGAGGGGAGCAAGGAAGTTTAAGTTCAAATCCCTCTATCGATCCAGAGTGCAGTGAAGAAAGTGAGGATGAGGATGCTGAAATGGATGGACTTCGAAgatcaaaaaggaaaaaacaaaaggcTGACGTAAGTACTTTTTCAGTAACAAATTATATTTCAGAATTTGGTTAGGACCTGCCTGAATGTTTCTCTTTTCTGTCTTCTGTTTCCTCAGAACGAAGTCGTGACTTCCTCTGGTAGGTGTGTCAAAAGAAGGAATTTGGATGAGTGTGCTGCCAATTCATCCAGAAGTAACAGAGCAAGGAAATCAAGACATGGACGAAAAGCTTCAAGAAAGAAATGTTCCTCATCATTGAGACCTCAAAGAGCTGCTGCACGTAATGCTCTTAGTCTATTTTCTAAGATTACTGGAAGATCTGCAGatggagaagatgaagatggatcGGAAGATGATATGTCAGGAAGTGAATCCCCACTTCAAGATTCCAACATTGAGAGTGATGAATCTGATAAACAATATCAGCAAGGCAAGCATTCAAAAGGAAAAGAGGTTTTACTCGATGAGTCTGAAGACATGGTTAAACCTATTGAAGAGTTTCCAGTAAATACGGGGAGCAGGAGGAGATTGGTGCTTAAATTACCAAGACAGGAGTCAAATAAGCTTGTGTCTAGAGAAAGCACAGTAAATAATCGTAGTAATGAGGATGATTTGGTTGACCAATCATATAGAGTACCTCAAGAAGCAAATGAGAATAATACAAGTCCTCAGGATCCAATGTCCTCCCCAGGTGACGAAAAATGCAGCAAATTTGAAACAGCAGTGAGTGGGCAGTCACAGAGAGTAGaaaatcatttaaatttcaAAGGGAGAATTAGTTGGGGAGGGTCCAGAGCACGAACAGCAAAGCGCCAGAGATCAGGAGAATTCATGTCATTGGATGCACTTGCCAGAGCCAGTGCAGTTGTTGGTCACAATGAAAAAGACTACACAAAACCTGAAAATGATTCTCCTTATTCAGAAAGCCAAAGGTTCAGGGATAAGATGGACACAGTGGCTATAGGGAATGAGAAAACCACTAGGGCTAGTACCTCCGATGGCCTTAATTGTGAAGTCAATGTTAAAGAGCGTTCAGATTTTAGTGAATGCAAGGATCATGATCAATTGCCTAAATCTGTTCACATGGCTCCTTGGGATGCAAGcacttcctcttgccttgataAGGATGGGACTGGTTTCTCTTTCAAACAAAATGAGAAGTTCATACCTGTCTCAACGAAATTGAGGTCGAGGAGGATTTCAAGGGATCCTAGTCCTTGCAAACATGAAATTAACTCTGTGGTAGAGAACATGGAAAATGGTAGGACGATGGAACAGGGTCCAGTTGTGCCAGAGGATGATGGAACCCATAAATTTATTCCAGATCATAGATATGATGGTTCACGAGAATCAGACAATCAATCTGATAAGAATGTTATTGCTAGCACACATGAATCTGTCGAATCCAGTTTacagaaaaacaaaatgttCAGTGCTGTTTATAGAAGGGTGAAACCACATAGGGGTAGAAGTAACTTAGAAGGTGATAGTGGTGTCAACGGAGAAGGCTGTTCATATACTTCATATACAAGCAACCACAATATCATTGCTGGAGACATTCAGGATGACACAACTGATGGAGGATGCAAGACACGATCCATGGGGTTCAAGGCATCTGCATGTGATCCAAGTAGTCCAGATCATGATCCTAAGTTGGCGGAAGGACATGAGCCAGGTTATACATTGAACCGGAAAAGTTCCATGGATAAGTTTCAACTTGGGAATGAAGAACGGGGATCAAGTTCAAGGACGAAAGTTGGTTTGAGGTCTACTAGAAACAGGAGAAGCAGTTATCTCGACATGAGTCCAATGGATAAAAGGAAGCCGCATCAGTCAGGAAAGAAAGTATCATGGTTAATGTTGTCAGCGCATGAGGAGAGCTCAAGATATATCCCCCAGTTAGGGGACAAAGTTGTTTATCTGAGACAGGTTTCTCTATATCTTTCTGCtgccttttttatttcttccttTGGGTGGGAGGAGGGTGGAGCTTGTACCTTGGCAACACAAAATGGTATCCCTAAGTGACCCATTGGTCGCACAAGTTACATAAACAGCTTTTCTTGAAATTGGGTTAGAGCTGTGTATGTTTGCCCTCCCCCAGCCCCGCACTGTCCCATGCTTGTGCACTGGGCTCCCCTTTCTTGTTTTGGTTTTGTCATATGAATGTCGATAGTATCATTTACTTTGGTAacctccttttctttttcctttcttacCAGGGGCATCAGGAGTATTTCGATCTGGGTGGATTGAGAGAAAACCCACCGTGGAGGTTTATAAAGGGGAGAATAAGAGCTGTCGAATTTTGCAATGTTCAAGACCTAGAGTATTCTTCACGTGCAGGGTCTGGGGATAGCTGCTGTAAATTGACGATTCAATTTGTAGATCCTTCTTCTGATGTGTATGGTAAATCTTTTAAGATGACTCTGCCGGAAGTTACTGGTTTCCCAGACTTCATTGTTGAAAGAACTCGCTTCGACTCTTCCATGGAGAGAAATTGGTCATGTAGGGATCATTGCAAAGTCTGGTGGAAAAATGAGGGCGAGGATGACGGTAAGTGGTGGCATGGCAGGGTTAAGTCTAAACAGTTTAAATCGTTGGAGTTCCCAGACAGTCCTTGGGAGATGTACACTGTTCAGTACAAGAGTGATCCTAGTGATGTACAACTACATAGTCCTTGGGAgctttttgatgaaaatacTCAATGGGAGCCGCCTCACATTGATGATAAAAGCAAAAAGAAGCTGCATTCGGCCTTTGCCAAACTAGAGCGATCAGCCGGAAGTCGTCAGGTATTAAGGAGAAAATACCTTTTACTTTTaataactcaaaaacaaaatttggccAATGGTCCCATCTAGCAAACTCTTTGAAGACTTACAAGGATTTTTCTCAATATTGTTGTGTACAATTCAGGATCCTTTTGGGGTTGACAAACTGATGCAACTTCAACAGAAGCCAAAGTTTACAAACTGGTATGTCTTCGTTATTCTTATAGCGTTCCTCGAATGTATCATTGGATTTCCATATCGTGCATGCTCTGTCCGTCAAACTGATGGCGATGGAACTTCTTTTTCTCAAATGCTATCTGGGTGTTGACATGTAGTCTTGTCTTATGGAATTCCCTCAGGTGTGTGGTTCCGATATCTCTTGATGTGATCCAGTCCAGGTTAGAGAACGACTACTATCGAAGCCTGGAAGCGCTGAAGCATGACTTTAAGGTCATGCTGGCAAATGCTGAAACCTATCTCGAGAGCAACGCGGTCAAACGCGCATCAGATAAAGAGCTTTTAGGGAAACTGAAATGCCTATCAGACTGGTTCACAGACAATATCCTCCTTGTAGCTCCCATTGATTTGCAAAGAAGTTGAGTCACTAATGAGGTTGAAGAAGCCCATCTTGATTTTTACTTCAGCTTTTACCCCCTTCTATTCTTTCTTCCtgcgttttttatttttactgttaTATTTTTTTAGGTATTTGACCATTATATCCTCGAGGATTTTACCATTGTACCATTGCTTCAATTTTGGAAATGGGTTAATCCTTTGGGGTATTCTGTTTAGAAGGGAATTAGAGATCTgcttgtgtaatttttttttaccagggAATTCATTCTTGTACAGCCATTCGGTTTTATTTAATCACTAATAacgaaaggaaaaaacaaaagtttgATTTCCCACCCCATTTTTTTGGTCACTCTTGGTTTTCTCTAGATATACtttgatttatttaaaaatggGAATGTGAAAATCACTTCCCTTCCGATACTTTTTATCCAGGGCGGGTTTCACCATTCCCGCCCCGGGCTTTCTCTTTCTGAAAAATGGCCTTGCCTGTTACCCATTGTGATTCAAAATTGCATGGAAGCAAAGTTTTGTGGCAGAAACAAAAGTAATTTTTGAATCCACGCCAAATTGGATGTCAAAGGATAGTCTAAACAAATGCGGAAGTGCTTTCAACACAAGTCTTTCGAACTGATCTCCATCCTACAGTCACATTTTTAGGGAACAACGCATGTTTCCGGTAGAACGAAAACTGAGCAGATAATGAGATGGGCGTGA
Proteins encoded in this window:
- the LOC126595832 gene encoding uncharacterized protein LOC126595832, whose protein sequence is MALQKFPSRDAPSVSMKPLSFLSKVHDKNQPEDLETTYITHAKEPDADIDIREVYFLIMHFLSAGPCHRTCGQLWNELLEHQLLPRRYHAWYSRKGMHSEDENDDGKSFPLNYNMLVHRYPHIENDHLVKLLKQLISSAAPPSRGTSGGNAPNAADVPTLLGRGSFSLLTYERDQVHNEMKLPPAHMRWPHMKAHQVQGLRLREIGGGFTRHHRAPSIRAASYAIAKPSTMFEKMQFTKRIRGHRNSVYCATFDCSGRYVITGSDDRLVKIWLMETAFCLASCRGHEGDITDLAVSSNNALVASSSNDHMIRVWRLTDGLPISVLRGHTAAVTAITFNPRPGSMYHLLSSSDDGTCRIWDARSSQVSPRIYIPRASDAVVGRNSGPSSSTVTQDHHIFCCAFNANGTVFVTGSSDTLARVWTASKPGSDESDQPNHEIDVLSGHENDVNYVQFSGCAGVSRFMAADTSKEENTPKFKNSWFNHDNIVTCSRDGSAIIWIPRSRRSHGKAGRWTRAYHLKVPPPPMPPQPSRGGPRQRILPTPRGVNMITWSLDNRFVLAAIMDCRICVWNASDGSLVHSLTGHTESTYVLDVHPFNPRIAMSAGYDGKTIVWDIWEGIPIRTFETSQYKLVDGKFSPDGTSIILSDDVGQLYILDSGQGESQDDAQYDQFFLGDYRPLIHDSFGNVLDQETQLPAYRRNMQDLLCDSGMIPYEEPYQTAYQKRRLGALGAEWRPSSLRLAVGPDFSLDPDYQMLPLADLDILTEPLPEFLDAMDWEPENGIRSDDTDSEYHITEDYSTGGEQGSLSSNPSIDPECSEESEDEDAEMDGLRRSKRKKQKADNEVVTSSGRCVKRRNLDECAANSSRSNRARKSRHGRKASRKKCSSSLRPQRAAARNALSLFSKITGRSADGEDEDGSEDDMSGSESPLQDSNIESDESDKQYQQGKHSKGKEVLLDESEDMVKPIEEFPVNTGSRRRLVLKLPRQESNKLVSRESTVNNRSNEDDLVDQSYRVPQEANENNTSPQDPMSSPGDEKCSKFETAVSGQSQRVENHLNFKGRISWGGSRARTAKRQRSGEFMSLDALARASAVVGHNEKDYTKPENDSPYSESQRFRDKMDTVAIGNEKTTRASTSDGLNCEVNVKERSDFSECKDHDQLPKSVHMAPWDASTSSCLDKDGTGFSFKQNEKFIPVSTKLRSRRISRDPSPCKHEINSVVENMENGRTMEQGPVVPEDDGTHKFIPDHRYDGSRESDNQSDKNVIASTHESVESSLQKNKMFSAVYRRVKPHRGRSNLEGDSGVNGEGCSYTSYTSNHNIIAGDIQDDTTDGGCKTRSMGFKASACDPSSPDHDPKLAEGHEPGYTLNRKSSMDKFQLGNEERGSSSRTKVGLRSTRNRRSSYLDMSPMDKRKPHQSGKKVSWLMLSAHEESSRYIPQLGDKVVYLRQGHQEYFDLGGLRENPPWRFIKGRIRAVEFCNVQDLEYSSRAGSGDSCCKLTIQFVDPSSDVYGKSFKMTLPEVTGFPDFIVERTRFDSSMERNWSCRDHCKVWWKNEGEDDGKWWHGRVKSKQFKSLEFPDSPWEMYTVQYKSDPSDVQLHSPWELFDENTQWEPPHIDDKSKKKLHSAFAKLERSAGSRQDPFGVDKLMQLQQKPKFTNWCVVPISLDVIQSRLENDYYRSLEALKHDFKVMLANAETYLESNAVKRASDKELLGKLKCLSDWFTDNILLVAPIDLQRS